Proteins encoded by one window of Bradyrhizobium sp. B097:
- a CDS encoding GNAT family N-acetyltransferase: MFATPRIETRRLILRPLALSDAAAIQRHFNNWNVIKTLATVVPWPYPDDGAESFIKRELDKIAAGEESYQWVLVLRSGDGEAIGNINFRPRADGRKGNRGFWLAEPYWNQGLMTEAIAAVNDLAFLTLGLDHFHVCNAQSNVASRRVKQKTGAEFVGFVELPHHNGESRAEKWKVTREAWLRDRPAT, from the coding sequence ATGTTCGCGACGCCGCGCATCGAGACGCGACGCCTGATCCTGCGGCCGCTTGCGCTGTCGGATGCCGCTGCCATCCAGCGACACTTCAACAATTGGAACGTGATTAAGACCCTCGCCACGGTGGTGCCGTGGCCGTATCCCGACGACGGCGCGGAAAGTTTCATCAAGCGAGAGCTGGACAAGATCGCGGCCGGCGAGGAAAGCTATCAATGGGTGCTGGTGTTGCGCTCCGGTGACGGCGAGGCGATCGGCAACATCAATTTCCGGCCGCGCGCCGACGGCCGCAAGGGCAATCGCGGATTCTGGCTTGCCGAGCCTTACTGGAATCAAGGGCTGATGACCGAGGCGATCGCCGCGGTGAATGACCTCGCCTTCCTGACGCTCGGCCTCGATCACTTCCATGTCTGCAACGCGCAGTCCAACGTCGCCTCGCGCCGGGTCAAGCAGAAGACCGGCGCCGAATTCGTCGGCTTCGTCGAACTTCCGCACCACAATGGCGAGTCCAGAGCGGAGAAGTGGAAGGTCACGCGCGAGGCCTGGCTGCGCGATCGCCCGGCGACGTGA
- the ggt gene encoding gamma-glutamyltransferase: MNGNWRDRAATSFQCEKQPATSSRGMVVSNHPLASSAGAEMLAAGGNAIDAAIATLFTLTVVEPMMVGIIGGGMAHIRLADGSHRFIDGQSTVPKAVRPDTYTSKPGSAHDVFDTVGNENLNGPKAVAVPGSLKAWCETLRRFGTMSLADVMQPAIKHAARGYAATPYLHECITDGAEEMLKDKPISAIYLPRGTPLKPGERVVQAEYAETLKHIADHGDNALYQGPLGDILVDYMKNNGGFVAQEDLATYKTVERQPIRCDYRGWEILGPPPPAASGVHVTQMLNILEGYDIAGLGFGTVETIHYLAEVLKIAFADRAAASGDPAYINAPVERLTSKAYAEERRRAIDPDRAQAWSAGVTQLESAHTTHMTAADAMGNVVATTQTINNLFGAKILIPGLGTVPNNYMNLFDPRPGHALSLAAGKRVTTSMSPMMALRDGKLAYALGLPGGKRIFPSAMQALINLIDHGMDLQEAVEAPRVWTEGNALEVEQAIPESIRAALSAKGHKVQVVPTVAGGMNAIQFHADGTMSGAACWRADGTPVGIAGGLARAGVRFALR, translated from the coding sequence ATGAACGGCAATTGGCGCGATCGCGCCGCGACAAGTTTTCAGTGCGAGAAGCAACCGGCGACCAGCAGCCGCGGCATGGTGGTGAGCAATCACCCATTGGCATCGAGCGCAGGCGCCGAGATGCTGGCGGCCGGCGGCAATGCGATCGATGCGGCGATTGCGACCTTGTTCACGCTGACCGTGGTCGAGCCGATGATGGTCGGCATCATCGGCGGCGGCATGGCGCATATCCGCCTCGCCGACGGCAGCCATCGCTTCATCGACGGCCAGAGCACGGTGCCGAAAGCGGTGCGGCCGGATACCTACACCTCGAAGCCCGGTTCGGCGCATGACGTGTTCGACACTGTCGGCAACGAGAATTTGAACGGGCCGAAGGCGGTCGCGGTGCCGGGCTCGCTGAAAGCCTGGTGCGAGACGCTGCGCCGATTCGGCACCATGAGCCTCGCCGACGTGATGCAGCCCGCGATCAAGCATGCCGCGCGCGGCTATGCGGCGACGCCTTACTTACACGAATGCATCACCGACGGCGCCGAGGAGATGCTGAAGGACAAGCCGATCTCGGCGATCTATCTGCCTCGCGGCACCCCGCTGAAGCCGGGCGAGCGGGTGGTGCAGGCCGAATATGCCGAGACGCTGAAACACATCGCCGATCATGGCGACAACGCGCTTTATCAGGGACCGCTCGGCGACATCCTGGTCGACTACATGAAGAACAACGGCGGCTTCGTCGCGCAAGAGGATCTCGCGACCTATAAAACCGTCGAGCGGCAGCCGATCCGCTGCGACTACCGCGGCTGGGAAATCCTCGGGCCCCCGCCGCCGGCAGCGTCGGGCGTGCATGTCACGCAGATGCTCAACATCCTCGAAGGCTACGATATCGCGGGCCTCGGCTTCGGCACGGTGGAGACGATCCATTACCTTGCCGAGGTGCTGAAGATCGCCTTTGCCGATCGCGCGGCCGCGAGCGGCGATCCCGCGTATATCAATGCCCCGGTGGAGCGGCTGACCTCGAAGGCCTATGCCGAGGAGCGCCGCCGCGCGATCGATCCCGATCGCGCACAGGCCTGGAGCGCCGGCGTCACCCAGCTCGAAAGCGCGCACACAACACACATGACCGCAGCGGATGCGATGGGCAATGTGGTCGCGACCACCCAGACCATCAACAATCTGTTCGGGGCCAAGATCCTGATCCCGGGCCTCGGCACTGTGCCCAACAACTACATGAACCTGTTCGATCCGCGGCCGGGGCACGCGCTGTCGCTCGCCGCAGGCAAGCGCGTCACCACCTCGATGTCGCCGATGATGGCGCTGCGCGACGGTAAACTGGCTTACGCGCTCGGCCTGCCCGGCGGAAAGCGCATCTTCCCGAGCGCGATGCAGGCGCTGATCAATTTGATCGATCACGGCATGGACCTGCAGGAGGCGGTCGAGGCGCCACGGGTGTGGACCGAGGGCAATGCGCTGGAGGTCGAGCAGGCGATACCGGAGAGCATCCGCGCCGCGCTGTCAGCGAAAGGCCACAAGGTGCAGGTCGTGCCGACGGTCGCCGGCGGCATGAATGCGATCCAGTTCCACGCCGACGGCACGATGTCGGGCGCCGCCTGCTGGCGCGCCGACGGCACGCCGGTCGGCATCGCCGGCGGTCTCGCCCGCGCCGGGGTGCGGTTCGCGTTGAGGTGA
- a CDS encoding aldo/keto reductase, whose protein sequence is MDTRKLGSAGPMVSLIGLGCMGMSDFYGPTDRSESIATIHAALDAGITLLDTGDFYGMGHNEMLIGEAMESRSRDNLVISVKFGALRDRSYGFLGYDCRPVAVKNFAAYSLQRLGVDHIDIYRPARLDPNVPIEDTVGAMADMVKAGWIRHIGLSEVGSDTIRRAHKVHPIADLQIEYSLISRGIETDILKTCRELGIGISAYGVLARGLISGHWSKDHGGAKDFRLMSPRFQAGNIDTNLALADRLRGIAGEIGASPAQVAIAWVAAQGNDIVPLVGARRRERLTEALGALDVKLTATHLATLAEAFPPGAAAGGRYPEEHLRHMDSEKPATAS, encoded by the coding sequence ATGGACACACGCAAACTCGGTTCCGCCGGCCCAATGGTCTCGCTGATCGGCCTCGGCTGCATGGGCATGTCCGACTTCTACGGTCCGACCGACCGCAGCGAGAGCATCGCCACCATCCATGCCGCGCTCGATGCCGGCATCACGCTGCTCGATACCGGCGACTTCTACGGCATGGGCCACAACGAGATGCTGATCGGCGAGGCGATGGAGAGCCGCAGCCGCGACAATCTCGTGATCAGCGTCAAGTTCGGCGCGCTGCGCGATCGCAGCTACGGCTTTCTCGGCTATGACTGCCGGCCCGTTGCCGTGAAGAACTTCGCCGCCTATTCGCTGCAGCGGCTCGGCGTCGATCACATCGACATCTACCGCCCGGCGCGGCTCGATCCCAATGTGCCGATCGAGGACACGGTCGGCGCGATGGCCGACATGGTCAAGGCCGGCTGGATCAGGCATATCGGCCTCTCCGAAGTGGGTTCCGACACCATCCGCCGCGCCCACAAGGTACATCCGATCGCCGATTTGCAGATCGAGTATTCGCTCATCTCGCGCGGCATCGAGACCGACATTTTGAAGACCTGCCGCGAGCTCGGCATCGGCATATCAGCCTATGGCGTCTTGGCGCGCGGGCTGATCAGCGGGCACTGGTCGAAGGACCACGGCGGCGCGAAGGATTTCCGCCTGATGAGCCCGCGCTTCCAGGCCGGCAACATCGACACCAACCTTGCGCTCGCCGATCGGCTGCGCGGCATCGCCGGCGAGATCGGCGCCTCTCCGGCGCAGGTTGCAATTGCCTGGGTCGCAGCGCAAGGCAACGACATCGTGCCGCTGGTCGGCGCGCGGCGGCGCGAACGGCTGACCGAGGCGCTCGGCGCACTCGACGTGAAATTGACCGCGACGCATCTCGCCACACTCGCCGAAGCATTTCCGCCGGGCGCGGCTGCCGGCGGACGCTACCCGGAGGAGCACCTCCGGCACATGGACAGCGAGAAGCCCGCGACTGCGTCCTGA
- a CDS encoding LysR family transcriptional regulator, giving the protein MQDFDLRDLDAFVAVARTRNFRRAALEQRVSVSSLSQRLRDMEERLGVRLMNRTTRSVALTEAGELLLARVAPAMVNVADAITEVRGLRAEPSGRLRINAPPPAVDLVLAPMVAPFLAKYPKVDLDIVAESAFVDIVAQGFDAGVRYGEHLAQDMVAVPLGAQQRYAVVASSDHVAKHGRPMHPKDLLKHACIRTRFGSGAIFDWEFEKNGRVVKVSPPARLIATYLGLALRAVHDGVGYWATFEGYVRYGVKSGALVSVLDDWCPPFDGPFLYYPSRRQPPPALAAFVSFVADWRKQARRKK; this is encoded by the coding sequence ATGCAGGATTTCGACCTTCGCGACCTCGATGCCTTCGTGGCGGTGGCGCGCACGCGCAACTTCCGGCGTGCGGCCCTCGAGCAGCGTGTCTCGGTCTCAAGCCTCAGCCAGCGCCTGCGCGACATGGAGGAGCGGCTCGGCGTCCGCCTGATGAACCGCACCACCCGCAGCGTTGCGCTGACCGAAGCCGGCGAGTTGCTGCTCGCCCGCGTTGCGCCGGCAATGGTCAACGTCGCCGACGCGATCACCGAGGTGCGCGGCCTGCGCGCCGAGCCGTCGGGGCGGCTGCGCATCAACGCGCCGCCGCCCGCGGTCGATCTCGTGCTGGCGCCGATGGTCGCGCCGTTCCTCGCCAAATATCCGAAAGTAGATCTCGATATCGTCGCCGAAAGTGCTTTCGTGGATATCGTCGCGCAAGGCTTCGACGCCGGCGTGCGCTATGGCGAGCATCTGGCGCAGGACATGGTGGCGGTTCCGCTCGGCGCGCAACAGCGCTACGCGGTGGTGGCGTCGAGCGATCATGTCGCAAAGCACGGCCGGCCAATGCACCCGAAGGATCTCCTGAAGCACGCCTGCATCCGCACCCGCTTCGGCAGCGGTGCGATCTTCGATTGGGAGTTCGAGAAGAACGGTCGCGTCGTGAAGGTTTCGCCGCCGGCCCGGCTGATCGCGACCTACCTCGGCCTCGCGTTGCGTGCGGTCCATGACGGCGTTGGCTATTGGGCGACGTTCGAGGGTTATGTCCGCTACGGCGTCAAATCCGGCGCGCTGGTCAGCGTGCTCGACGATTGGTGTCCGCCGTTCGACGGGCCGTTTTTGTACTACCCGAGCCGCCGCCAGCCGCCCCCAGCGCTCGCCGCGTTCGTGTCGTTCGTCGCCGACTGGCGCAAGCAGGCGCGGCGGAAGAAGTAA
- a CDS encoding D-glycerate dehydrogenase: MSVKKKPLVVVTRKLPDSIETRMRELFDARLNLDDTPMTPEQIAEAARTADVLVPTVTDMIREDVINQPDCKLKMIANFGNGVDNIDVTAAHARGITVTNTPKVLTEDTADMTMALILAVPRRLIEGASILTEGKQHWAGWSPTWMLGHRIGGKRLGIVGMGRIGQAVARRARAFGLQIHYHNRRPVAPMIAEELGATYWESLDQMLARMDIISVNCPHTPATYHLLSARRLKLIRKEAYVVNTARGEVIDEDTLIKLIEAGDIGGAALDVYEHEPAVNPKLVRLARAGKVTLLPHMGSATIEGRVEMGEKVIINIRTFLDAHKPPDRVLPSML; the protein is encoded by the coding sequence ATGTCGGTGAAGAAAAAGCCTCTCGTCGTCGTCACCCGCAAGCTGCCGGACTCGATCGAGACCCGGATGCGCGAGCTGTTCGATGCCAGACTGAATCTCGACGACACGCCGATGACACCGGAACAGATCGCCGAGGCGGCGAGGACCGCCGACGTGCTGGTGCCGACCGTGACCGACATGATCCGCGAGGACGTGATCAATCAGCCCGACTGCAAGCTGAAGATGATCGCCAATTTCGGCAACGGCGTCGACAATATCGACGTCACCGCCGCGCATGCCCGCGGCATCACGGTGACCAACACCCCGAAGGTGCTGACCGAGGACACCGCCGACATGACCATGGCGCTGATCCTGGCGGTGCCACGGCGCCTGATCGAGGGCGCCTCGATTCTGACCGAAGGCAAGCAGCACTGGGCGGGCTGGTCGCCGACCTGGATGCTCGGCCACCGCATCGGCGGCAAGAGGCTCGGCATCGTCGGCATGGGCCGCATCGGCCAGGCCGTGGCGCGCCGTGCCCGCGCCTTCGGCCTGCAGATCCACTATCACAACCGCCGCCCGGTGGCGCCCATGATCGCCGAAGAGCTCGGGGCGACCTATTGGGAAAGCCTCGACCAGATGCTGGCGCGGATGGACATCATCTCGGTGAACTGCCCGCACACGCCGGCGACCTATCATCTGCTCTCGGCGCGGCGGCTCAAGCTGATCCGCAAAGAGGCCTATGTCGTCAACACCGCGCGCGGCGAGGTGATCGACGAGGACACCCTGATCAAGCTGATTGAAGCCGGCGACATCGGCGGCGCAGCCCTCGACGTCTATGAGCACGAGCCCGCGGTGAACCCGAAGCTGGTGCGGCTCGCCCGGGCCGGCAAGGTGACGCTGCTGCCGCACATGGGCTCGGCCACGATCGAAGGCCGCGTCGAGATGGGCGAGAAGGTCATCATCAACATCCGAACCTTCCTCGACGCCCACAAGCCGCCGGATCGCGTGCTGCCGAGCATGCTGTAA
- the moeB gene encoding molybdopterin-synthase adenylyltransferase MoeB, which translates to MLSADELERYARHIVLREVGGPGQNALKKASVLVIGAGGLGAPVLMYLAAAGVGRLGVIDDDIVSLSNLQRQIIHTTSDIGKRKVDSAAAQIHALNPHVAFEAHPTRLTADNAMALIGSYDLVLDGSDNFETRYLVADACFLAKRPLITAALGQFDGSLTTIRAHEKNADGVFNPTYRCLFPEAPPPGTVPACAEAGVMGALAGVLGSMMALEAIREIVGFGEGLVGRLLMVDARAMRFETLRYARDPQNPLNGDAPAITDLSGHL; encoded by the coding sequence ATGCTGAGTGCCGACGAACTTGAACGCTATGCCCGCCACATCGTGCTGCGCGAGGTGGGCGGCCCCGGCCAGAATGCGCTGAAGAAGGCATCCGTGCTGGTGATCGGCGCCGGCGGTCTCGGCGCGCCGGTGCTGATGTATCTGGCTGCCGCCGGCGTCGGCCGGCTCGGCGTGATCGATGACGACATCGTCTCGCTCTCCAATTTGCAGCGCCAGATCATCCACACGACGTCTGATATCGGCAAGCGCAAGGTCGACAGCGCGGCGGCGCAGATCCATGCGCTCAACCCGCATGTGGCGTTCGAGGCGCATCCAACGCGGCTCACGGCCGACAATGCGATGGCGCTGATCGGAAGTTACGATCTCGTGCTCGACGGCTCCGACAATTTCGAGACCCGCTACCTCGTCGCCGATGCCTGCTTCCTCGCGAAGCGGCCGCTGATCACCGCCGCGCTGGGCCAGTTCGACGGTTCGCTGACCACGATCCGCGCGCACGAGAAGAATGCGGACGGCGTGTTCAACCCGACCTATCGCTGCCTGTTTCCGGAGGCGCCGCCGCCGGGTACGGTGCCGGCCTGCGCCGAGGCCGGCGTAATGGGCGCGCTCGCCGGCGTGCTGGGATCGATGATGGCACTGGAGGCGATCCGCGAGATCGTCGGCTTCGGCGAGGGCCTGGTCGGCCGTCTGTTGATGGTGGATGCGCGCGCGATGCGGTTCGAAACCTTGCGCTACGCGCGCGATCCGCAGAACCCGCTCAATGGTGATGCGCCTGCCATCACCGATCTGAGCGGGCATCTGTAG
- a CDS encoding transposase → MTIALRYVGIDISKKYLDIFDEADGVPRRIANATQAITQQVARWQCDALVVFEATGIYDLALREALRQAGIRFARINPARARDFARASGLLAKTDPIDARMLAAFARAMQPAPEQVADPARNALARLAKRRDQLVLMRAQEKNRRSEADDRAMAERIGRLIEVLDREIAEIEADISALIKAEAEIADDAKLMRSLPGVGPVACMQLIAQMPELGRVGPKQLAALAGLAPFNVDSGTFRGKRKIAGGRKRVRDALYMAALNAVRRADPFKAFYARLRQAGKPAKLALIAVARKLLTVLNAIMRDRKPYLQTKPT, encoded by the coding sequence GTGACCATAGCTCTTCGTTACGTCGGAATCGACATCTCCAAAAAATACCTCGATATCTTTGATGAGGCTGACGGCGTGCCGAGGCGCATTGCCAACGCGACACAGGCCATCACACAGCAGGTGGCGCGTTGGCAATGCGATGCGCTGGTCGTCTTCGAGGCGACGGGTATCTATGACCTCGCGCTTCGCGAGGCGCTGCGTCAGGCCGGCATCCGCTTCGCACGGATCAACCCGGCCCGTGCCCGCGACTTTGCGCGGGCGAGCGGCCTACTCGCCAAGACCGATCCGATCGATGCGCGGATGCTGGCAGCCTTTGCGCGGGCCATGCAGCCCGCCCCCGAGCAGGTCGCCGATCCTGCACGCAACGCCCTGGCGAGGCTTGCAAAACGGCGGGATCAGCTGGTCCTCATGCGCGCCCAGGAGAAGAACCGGCGCAGCGAGGCCGACGATCGCGCCATGGCCGAACGCATTGGCCGCCTCATCGAGGTCCTCGACCGCGAGATCGCCGAGATCGAGGCCGACATCAGCGCATTGATTAAAGCCGAAGCGGAGATCGCGGACGATGCGAAGTTAATGCGTTCGCTGCCCGGCGTGGGTCCCGTGGCCTGCATGCAGCTCATCGCGCAGATGCCGGAACTCGGGCGGGTCGGACCGAAGCAACTCGCAGCGCTCGCTGGTCTTGCTCCCTTCAACGTCGACAGCGGCACCTTCCGCGGCAAGCGCAAGATTGCGGGCGGCCGAAAGCGCGTTCGTGACGCCCTTTATATGGCGGCCCTCAACGCAGTTCGCAGAGCTGATCCGTTCAAGGCCTTCTATGCACGACTGCGACAAGCCGGAAAACCAGCCAAACTCGCCCTCATCGCCGTCGCCAGGAAGCTGCTGACGGTCCTCAATGCCATCATGCGAGACCGAAAGCCCTACCTGCAAACCAAACCAACATAA
- a CDS encoding peptidoglycan-binding protein, which translates to MRLMLSATLMVAAVMVAGMGAANAQLTPPTTAGAKPKTVTTVPARPALQKPEDTANAMAQAERLALQSDLAWVGEYNGAISGDVSERMVNAIKEFQKNRGGKPTGVLNPQERGVLADTARRKQESVGWRVVTEPATGARLGIPTKLVPQLTSDASGARWTSPTGTVQVQLARRKEASLTTAKLAEQEKKEPAGRTIDYTVVKPDFFVLSGMQGLKKFYLRGTLRGDEVRILTILYDQAMQTTVEPVVIAMSSAFNAFPSGVQAGPPPRKTVEYATGVVVSDDGAVITDRVATDDCIALTIPGYGNADRVAADKEHDLALLRIYGARGLKPLNVAGQATQTALDITGIADPQSQGGGAAASSVKAAVAQLGGGDQALSPPPAIGFSGAAALDGGGKFAGIAVLKPVIVAGPANAAPPAQAALVPAETVRSFLKEHGVNAAGESADAKAAVVRVICVRK; encoded by the coding sequence ATGAGATTGATGCTTTCGGCAACATTGATGGTCGCGGCCGTGATGGTCGCAGGCATGGGCGCCGCAAACGCCCAGTTGACGCCGCCGACGACGGCCGGGGCCAAGCCGAAGACGGTGACGACGGTGCCGGCTCGCCCCGCGCTGCAGAAGCCCGAGGATACCGCCAATGCGATGGCGCAGGCCGAGCGGCTGGCGCTGCAATCGGACCTCGCCTGGGTCGGCGAATATAACGGCGCGATATCAGGCGACGTCAGCGAGCGCATGGTCAATGCGATCAAGGAATTCCAGAAGAACCGCGGCGGCAAGCCGACCGGCGTGCTGAACCCGCAGGAGCGCGGCGTGCTCGCCGACACCGCGCGGCGGAAGCAGGAGAGCGTCGGCTGGCGGGTCGTCACCGAGCCCGCCACCGGAGCACGGCTCGGCATTCCCACAAAACTGGTGCCGCAGCTGACCAGCGACGCCTCCGGCGCCAGATGGACCTCGCCGACCGGCACCGTCCAGGTGCAGCTCGCCCGGCGCAAGGAAGCCAGCCTGACCACCGCCAAGCTCGCCGAGCAGGAGAAGAAGGAGCCGGCCGGCCGCACCATCGACTACACCGTGGTAAAGCCGGACTTCTTCGTGCTGTCGGGCATGCAGGGGCTGAAGAAATTCTATCTGCGCGGCACCTTAAGGGGTGACGAGGTGCGCATCCTCACCATTCTCTATGATCAGGCGATGCAGACCACCGTCGAGCCGGTGGTGATCGCGATGTCGAGCGCCTTCAACGCATTTCCGTCCGGCGTGCAGGCCGGGCCGCCGCCGCGCAAGACCGTCGAATATGCCACCGGCGTCGTGGTCAGCGACGATGGCGCTGTCATCACCGACCGCGTGGCGACCGACGACTGCATCGCGCTGACGATCCCGGGCTACGGCAACGCCGACCGGGTCGCCGCGGACAAGGAGCACGATCTCGCACTGCTGCGCATCTATGGCGCGCGCGGGCTGAAGCCGCTCAACGTCGCAGGCCAGGCGACGCAGACCGCGCTCGACATCACCGGCATCGCCGATCCGCAGAGCCAGGGCGGCGGCGCGGCCGCGAGCAGCGTCAAGGCCGCGGTTGCGCAACTCGGTGGCGGCGATCAGGCGCTGTCACCGCCGCCGGCGATCGGGTTCTCCGGCGCGGCGGCACTCGACGGCGGCGGCAAATTTGCCGGCATCGCAGTGCTGAAGCCTGTCATCGTTGCAGGGCCTGCGAACGCCGCACCGCCGGCACAGGCCGCTTTGGTGCCGGCCGAGACGGTGCGGAGCTTCCTGAAAGAGCACGGCGTCAACGCAGCGGGCGAGTCGGCGGACGCCAAGGCCGCCGTGGTCCGCGTGATCTGCGTCAGGAAGTGA